The region TATAACGAGAAAATGCCTTTAAGTGGCTAATTAATCCCCCCAAGTGCACGTGCGATGGCCTCAAAACGCTCCATTTAGCCCACCATTCGTCCCAACGTTGCTAATGGTCCCAGAACAAAGCAGTTCATCCCATTGATTTGCAGGCGCTGCGAAAGGGGGCGTAGGTTTGCATCGTCGGACAACAATGACCGGCTTCATAAACAAGAAAATACAAACGCCATGAAAACGCTCCTGTTTACGTTCGCCCTGCTTACCGGTTTATTCACCAACACGATTGCAGCCTCCCGGCTGGCCGCTCCCGGCGATTCGGCTACGTACAAATTAACCATTGATTTCACGAACGTTACCAAACGTACGGGTACACTCTACGTTGGCCTCGTTAACGACGCGGCTGATTTTAACGGAAACTCATACCGGAAAACCCGCATCCAGATTCCCGCTACCGGCGATTTCCAGGTTAAGTTCGATCAGCTACCGGCCGGACGATATGCGGTTAAAGTATTTCAGGATTTAAACGACAACCAGAAACTTGACAAGACGAACCAGATGCCAACGGAGCCATTCGGCTTTTCGAATGTAACCATGCTGATGGGACCACCTTCGTTTGAGGAATCGGCCTTTGAGTTCAACGCGCCCAAGACCATCGTTATCAGCCTGATCGGGCAA is a window of Spirosoma linguale DSM 74 DNA encoding:
- a CDS encoding Protein of unknown function DUF2141 (PFAM: Protein of unknown function DUF2141~KEGG: sbn:Sbal195_1321 hypothetical protein); the protein is MKTLLFTFALLTGLFTNTIAASRLAAPGDSATYKLTIDFTNVTKRTGTLYVGLVNDAADFNGNSYRKTRIQIPATGDFQVKFDQLPAGRYAVKVFQDLNDNQKLDKTNQMPTEPFGFSNVTMLMGPPSFEESAFEFNAPKTIVISLIGQ